In Deltaproteobacteria bacterium, the genomic stretch GCAGGCGAGCAGCGGCACCCGCAGCAGCGCACGCAGGGCCCCGCGCGCGGCCTCGTCGTCGCCGAGCAGCGCCAACAGGCCCGCGAGCTCGCGGGCCGACGGCGTGTAGCCGGGATCGGCGGTTGCCGAGATCAGTGCGTCGCGGTCGCGCATCGGCGGCGGGGCGCGCGAGCTGGCACGCGCGGGCGCGGCGATGGTCGACCGCGCCACCGGTCGCGGTCAAGCGCGGCCCCGCGGCCGATCAGCGACAGGGCAGGTGGACATCGACGATCTCGCCGGTCGAGGTGCGCCCGCCCGGACCGCGGAACTCGAAGCTCGCGCGCTCGAGCCCGCAGTTGCCGGCGGCATCGCAGGTCGCGCGGCGGCGGAAGCCGAGGTCGATCGAGACCAGGCTCGAGCTCGGCAGCGGCAGCAGCTCGCCCAGACCGCCGATGCGATCGTCGTCGAGGTCCTGCCACAACATCAGCTTGCCGAACTCCCGATCGGCGGCGGTGATCTTGCCGTCGCGGTTGCTGTCGAGCTCGGCGAGGGCCGCGAAGCCGTGGTCGGCGAAGCCACCTGTCGCCATCGCGGTGGCGTTGCCGAACAGCTCGCCGCCGCCGCGGATGAGGCCGTCGCCGTCGCGATCGAGCGCCAGCCACGGTGCGGTCGGCCAGTCGGTGCTCTGGCAGCTACCATCACGCGAGAGATCGAACGCGTTGGCGGTTGCCGGCGCGAAGTCGATGCCCTCGCCGAAATCCAGCACCAAGGGCGTGTTGCAGTCGGGCGTCGACCAGCTCTGGTACTCGAACGCCTCGCCGTTCCACACGCAGGCGTCGCCCAGACAGCCCTGATCGAAGCTCTCGCCCGGCGTGCACGATTGCGGTGGCAGGCACGGGGTCTCGAGCGCAGCGCCGTCGACGATGATGCAGTAGCTGTGGCCGGCGCTGCCATCGTCGAGCGTGCACTCGGCACCCTCGGCGGTGCGCCCGGGGCACAGCGGCGTGGGGTCGATGCGGACATCCTCGACGTCGACGTCGCCGTCGGTGTCGGGGATGTTCGGGTCGCTGTAGTCCGGGTCGGTGTCCTCGGCGTCGGTATCCTCGGCGTCGGTGTCCGATGCCACCGCGTCATCCCCATCATCCCCGTCATCGGGCCCCCGACTGTCAGGATCGCATCCCGCGATCGCGATGGCACACGGCACCCACCAACCCACCCAACGTCCACCCACGCCAACCATGCCCGATGCCATTGCAGCACGAATGCCAGGATCCACTGCGCGGCGAGGCACAGGGATCCCGCGCGAGGCGACGTCGGCAGCCCGCGCGGCCGCGACAGCGGTGTCGCGCGCTGCGGCGCCGATGTCCGCACTGCACCGGGGCGGGCCGCAGCCAGCCACGCTCGGTTGACAGCCCTGCGCCCGGCGTCGACGCTGGCACGAGCATCGCCCGCGATGCATGCGAGGAGCAGCGATGACC encodes the following:
- a CDS encoding calcium-binding protein, producing the protein MASDTDAEDTDAEDTDPDYSDPNIPDTDGDVDVEDVRIDPTPLCPGRTAEGAECTLDDGSAGHSYCIIVDGAALETPCLPPQSCTPGESFDQGCLGDACVWNGEAFEYQSWSTPDCNTPLVLDFGEGIDFAPATANAFDLSRDGSCQSTDWPTAPWLALDRDGDGLIRGGGELFGNATAMATGGFADHGFAALAELDSNRDGKITAADREFGKLMLWQDLDDDRIGGLGELLPLPSSSLVSIDLGFRRRATCDAAGNCGLERASFEFRGPGGRTSTGEIVDVHLPCR